A genomic segment from Corallococcus soli encodes:
- the guaA gene encoding glutamine-hydrolyzing GMP synthase — protein MDLHSEKILILDFGSQYTQLIARRVRELGVYCEIHRPDLPADDIRKYAPRGIILSGGPASVEAPGSPRCDPFVFEAGVPVLGICYGLQLTAKLLGGRIDRGAHREFGSAAVEVLTARGPFAEFRPGDQVQVWMSHGDRVDVLPPGFEAIGRSGNSPFAAAAHATKPWYGLQFHPEVVHTPQGKAMLRAFLFNDCKVTGSWTMKGFIDEAVETIRKQVGEEGRVICGLSGGVDSSVAALLLHRAIGPRLQCIFVDNGVLRQGERAQVEALFVDRFHVPLKTVDARERFLSKLAGVTDPEQKRKIIGREFIAVFEEASRDVQDAGFLAQGTLYPDVIESVSWKGPSVTIKSHHNVGGLPEHMKLKLVEPLRELFKDEVRVLGRELGLPPEMVGRQPFPGPGLAIRVLGEVNEPRLDLVRRADAIVQEEIHKAGLYGEVWQAFAVLLPVQSVGVMGDERTYESTCVLRAVTSVDGMTADWARIPFPILEKISSRITNEVRGINRVVYDISSKPPATIEWE, from the coding sequence GTGGACCTGCACTCCGAGAAGATCCTCATCCTTGATTTCGGGAGCCAGTACACCCAGCTCATCGCCCGCCGGGTGCGTGAACTGGGCGTCTACTGCGAGATCCACCGCCCGGACCTGCCCGCGGACGACATCCGCAAGTACGCCCCCCGCGGCATCATCCTCTCCGGGGGGCCGGCGTCCGTGGAGGCCCCTGGCTCACCGCGTTGCGACCCCTTCGTCTTCGAGGCGGGCGTGCCCGTGCTGGGCATCTGCTACGGGCTGCAACTGACCGCCAAGCTGCTGGGAGGCCGCATCGACCGGGGGGCGCACCGGGAGTTCGGCAGCGCGGCCGTGGAGGTGCTCACCGCCCGGGGCCCGTTCGCGGAGTTCCGCCCAGGGGACCAGGTGCAGGTGTGGATGAGCCACGGCGACCGGGTGGACGTGCTGCCGCCCGGCTTCGAGGCCATTGGCCGCAGCGGCAATTCGCCCTTCGCGGCGGCCGCCCACGCGACGAAGCCCTGGTACGGCCTCCAGTTCCACCCGGAGGTGGTCCACACGCCCCAGGGCAAGGCCATGCTGCGCGCCTTCCTCTTCAACGACTGCAAGGTGACGGGCTCCTGGACGATGAAGGGCTTCATCGACGAAGCCGTGGAGACCATCCGCAAGCAGGTGGGTGAGGAGGGCCGGGTCATCTGCGGGCTGTCCGGCGGCGTGGACAGCTCCGTGGCGGCGCTGCTCCTGCACCGGGCCATCGGTCCGCGCCTCCAGTGCATCTTCGTGGACAACGGCGTCCTGAGGCAGGGGGAGCGCGCCCAGGTGGAGGCGCTCTTCGTGGACCGCTTCCACGTCCCGCTGAAGACGGTGGATGCCCGGGAGCGCTTCCTGTCGAAGCTGGCCGGCGTCACGGACCCGGAGCAGAAGCGGAAGATCATCGGCCGGGAGTTCATCGCCGTGTTCGAGGAGGCGTCCCGCGACGTGCAGGACGCGGGCTTCCTGGCGCAGGGCACGCTGTACCCGGACGTCATCGAGTCCGTGTCCTGGAAGGGCCCGTCCGTCACCATCAAGAGCCACCACAACGTGGGCGGCCTGCCTGAGCACATGAAGCTCAAGCTGGTGGAGCCCCTGCGCGAGCTGTTCAAGGACGAGGTGCGCGTCCTGGGCCGCGAGCTGGGCCTGCCGCCGGAGATGGTCGGCCGCCAGCCGTTCCCGGGCCCCGGCTTGGCCATCCGCGTGCTGGGCGAGGTGAACGAGCCGCGCCTGGACCTGGTGCGCCGCGCGGACGCCATCGTGCAGGAGGAGATCCACAAGGCCGGGCTGTACGGTGAGGTGTGGCAGGCCTTCGCGGTGCTGCTGCCGGTGCAGAGCGTGGGCGTGATGGGCGACGAGCGCACCTACGAGTCCACCTGCGTGCTGCGCGCCGTCACCAGCGTGGACGGCATGACGGCGGACTGGGCGCGGATCCCGTTCCCCATCCTGGAGAAGATCTCCTCGCGCATCACCAACGAGGTGCGCGGCATCAACCGCGTCGTCTACGACATCTCCTCCAAGCCGCCCGCCACCATCGAGTGGGAGTGA
- the guaB gene encoding IMP dehydrogenase: MLNPDIRLALTFDDVLLLPGESAVTPRDADLTTRLTRNIRLNVPLLSAAMDTVTESRTAIAMAQEGGIGVIHKNMTPEQQALEVLKVKKFESGMVVDPVTIEPKAPLSRALELMKIHGVSGVPVVQGKRLVGIVTSRDVRFEKNFTQKVEDVMTTKLVTGREGIIQEEAQKLLHEHRIEKLLVVNEAYELKGLITIKDIEKRRTHPHAAKDAKGRLLCAAAVGVSADREARIDALVKAGVDVIVVDTAHGHSLGVLEGVRDTRKNFHGFDLIAGNVATAEGTRALIQAGVDAVKVGIGPGSICTTRVVAGVGVPQVTAVDDCAREADKHGIPIISDGGIKYSGDIVKALAAGASSVMIGSLFAGTEESPGDVILYQGRSYKSYRGMGSLGAMKQGAKDRYFQSDVDAVKLVPEGIEGRVPYKGTLAMNVHQMLGGIRSGMGYVGCANIEELRTKAMFTRITSAGLKESHVHDVIITEEAPNYRME, encoded by the coding sequence ATGTTGAACCCCGATATCCGGCTGGCCCTCACCTTCGACGACGTGCTCCTGCTGCCCGGTGAGAGCGCCGTCACTCCGCGTGATGCCGACCTGACGACCCGCCTGACGCGCAACATCCGGCTCAACGTGCCGCTGCTCTCCGCCGCGATGGACACCGTGACGGAGTCCCGGACCGCCATCGCCATGGCCCAGGAGGGCGGCATCGGTGTCATCCACAAGAACATGACGCCCGAGCAGCAGGCCCTGGAGGTCCTCAAGGTCAAGAAGTTCGAGAGCGGCATGGTGGTGGACCCCGTCACCATCGAACCGAAGGCGCCGCTCTCCCGCGCGCTGGAACTGATGAAGATCCACGGCGTGTCCGGCGTGCCCGTGGTGCAGGGCAAGCGCCTGGTGGGCATCGTCACCAGCCGCGACGTGCGCTTCGAGAAGAACTTCACCCAGAAGGTCGAGGACGTGATGACGACGAAGCTCGTCACCGGCCGCGAGGGCATCATCCAGGAGGAGGCCCAGAAGCTCCTCCACGAGCACCGCATCGAGAAGCTGCTCGTCGTGAACGAGGCCTATGAGCTGAAGGGCCTCATCACCATCAAGGACATCGAGAAGCGCCGCACGCACCCGCACGCGGCCAAGGACGCCAAGGGCCGCCTGCTGTGCGCCGCCGCCGTGGGCGTGTCCGCGGACCGCGAGGCCCGCATCGACGCGCTGGTGAAGGCGGGCGTGGACGTCATCGTCGTGGACACCGCGCACGGCCACTCCCTGGGCGTGCTCGAGGGCGTGCGCGACACGCGCAAGAACTTCCACGGGTTCGACCTCATCGCCGGCAACGTCGCCACCGCGGAGGGCACGCGCGCGCTCATCCAGGCGGGCGTGGACGCGGTGAAGGTGGGCATCGGCCCGGGCTCCATCTGCACCACCCGCGTGGTGGCCGGCGTGGGCGTGCCCCAGGTGACGGCGGTGGATGACTGCGCCCGCGAGGCGGACAAGCACGGCATCCCCATCATCTCCGACGGCGGCATCAAGTACTCGGGCGACATCGTCAAGGCGCTCGCGGCGGGGGCCAGCTCCGTGATGATCGGCTCGCTGTTCGCCGGCACCGAGGAGTCCCCCGGCGACGTCATCCTGTACCAGGGCCGCAGCTACAAGAGCTACCGGGGCATGGGCAGCCTGGGCGCGATGAAGCAGGGCGCCAAGGACCGCTACTTCCAGTCCGACGTGGACGCGGTGAAGCTGGTGCCCGAAGGCATCGAGGGGCGCGTCCCGTACAAGGGCACCCTGGCCATGAACGTGCACCAGATGCTGGGCGGCATCCGCAGCGGCATGGGCTACGTGGGGTGCGCCAACATCGAGGAGCTGCGCACGAAGGCGATGTTCACGCGCATCACGTCCGCCGGGCTCAAGGAGAGCCACGTGCACGACGTCATCATCACCGAGGAAGCGCCCAACTACCGGATGGAGTAG
- a CDS encoding TIGR02266 family protein, producing the protein MADSNLGGAVGLVVKLPFATPEEFLAKYGGNITRGGIYLRAKAVRPPGTAVTLDLRLAGGDRLLYTAAVVHFVTGQQGQGISGMGLRFLEADAATRRFLDASVAVLPHAQSDVPPVPNGVGPADHAVPAPAAAPALPPAAPADPGSASSARGNGPGAAPAAPAPALEMVTAETLGLNTEEPPRTGPVIGIDLGTTNSCAAFVRGNKPGVLPSREGHNTVPSILAFNQRGKLVVGHPAKGQMLTNPRQTVYGAKRLVGRPYASPIVEQIKDRFHYEIAAGQAGEAAVRLGDRIYSLQQISALILREVREVAQNQLGQPISRAVITVPAYYNDNQRQAVREAGKLAGLYVERILNEPTAAALAYGYGRKLNQRVLVYDLGGGTFDASVLELHDTVYEVISTGGDTFLGGIDFDSAIVEYLLEEFRQQTGRAFQGDRVALQRINDAAERAKCALSERSEMRVHVAFVTMIDNKPYDLDVTLTRQKLIALTEKLVDRTVQVCDEVLQAKGLKAQDIDEVILVGGQSRFPLVHEKITKFFGRPPSKGVHPDEAVALGAALLAHSLGQLEGVVLIDVLPMAIGVGLPGGRFKPVLERNVSLPASKVYTLSTHRDDQTELELSVFQGDAERAPDNEYLGTLRLAGLPKRPRGAVQVTVTFEVSNESLLKVVAREATTGREVVSTFTTRDTPEAVKARLAQSEAESGPAAPTLAQGAGNSAVGGSVSAGRNVATAAPVAPVLTPDAVVVSKQKGFMGWLKGLFGRA; encoded by the coding sequence TTGGCGGATTCGAATCTAGGGGGGGCGGTCGGGCTGGTGGTGAAGCTGCCCTTCGCCACTCCCGAGGAGTTCCTCGCGAAATACGGGGGCAACATCACCCGGGGCGGCATCTATTTGCGCGCCAAGGCCGTGCGCCCTCCGGGCACGGCTGTCACCCTGGACCTCCGGCTGGCAGGCGGCGACCGGCTCCTCTACACGGCCGCGGTGGTGCACTTCGTCACCGGGCAGCAGGGCCAGGGCATCTCCGGCATGGGGCTGCGGTTCCTGGAAGCGGACGCGGCGACGCGCCGGTTCCTGGACGCCTCCGTCGCCGTCCTCCCGCACGCCCAGTCGGACGTGCCGCCCGTGCCCAACGGCGTGGGCCCCGCCGACCACGCCGTGCCCGCGCCCGCCGCCGCCCCTGCCCTGCCCCCGGCCGCGCCCGCGGACCCGGGCTCCGCATCCTCCGCCCGGGGCAATGGGCCAGGTGCCGCTCCCGCCGCGCCCGCGCCCGCGCTGGAGATGGTGACCGCGGAGACGCTGGGGCTGAACACCGAGGAGCCGCCCCGGACGGGCCCGGTGATCGGCATCGACCTGGGGACGACGAACTCGTGCGCCGCGTTCGTGCGCGGCAACAAGCCTGGGGTGCTGCCCAGCCGCGAGGGCCACAACACGGTGCCCTCCATCCTCGCCTTCAACCAGCGCGGCAAGCTGGTGGTGGGCCACCCCGCCAAGGGGCAGATGCTCACCAACCCGCGCCAGACGGTGTACGGCGCCAAGCGCCTGGTGGGCCGCCCCTACGCGTCGCCCATCGTCGAGCAGATCAAGGACCGCTTCCACTATGAGATCGCGGCCGGTCAGGCTGGCGAGGCGGCGGTGCGGTTGGGCGACCGCATCTATTCACTCCAGCAGATCTCCGCGCTGATCCTCCGCGAGGTGCGCGAGGTGGCCCAGAACCAGCTGGGGCAGCCCATCTCGCGGGCGGTCATCACGGTGCCCGCCTACTACAACGACAACCAGCGGCAGGCGGTGCGCGAGGCGGGCAAGCTCGCGGGCCTGTACGTGGAGCGCATCCTCAACGAGCCCACGGCGGCGGCGCTGGCGTACGGCTATGGGCGCAAGCTCAACCAGCGGGTGCTGGTGTACGACCTGGGCGGCGGCACCTTCGACGCGTCGGTGCTGGAGCTGCACGACACCGTTTACGAGGTCATCTCCACGGGCGGCGACACGTTCCTGGGCGGCATCGACTTCGACAGCGCCATCGTCGAGTACCTCCTGGAGGAGTTCCGGCAGCAGACGGGCCGGGCCTTCCAGGGGGACCGCGTGGCCCTGCAGCGCATCAACGACGCGGCGGAGCGGGCCAAGTGCGCCCTGTCCGAGCGCTCCGAGATGCGGGTGCACGTGGCCTTCGTGACGATGATCGACAACAAGCCGTACGACCTGGACGTCACGCTCACGCGCCAGAAGCTGATCGCGCTGACGGAGAAGCTGGTCGACCGCACCGTACAGGTCTGTGACGAGGTGTTGCAGGCCAAGGGGCTGAAGGCGCAGGACATCGACGAGGTGATCCTCGTCGGCGGGCAGAGCCGCTTCCCGCTGGTGCACGAGAAGATCACGAAGTTCTTCGGACGGCCGCCCAGCAAGGGCGTGCACCCGGACGAGGCCGTGGCGCTGGGCGCGGCGCTGCTGGCGCACAGCCTGGGGCAGCTGGAAGGCGTGGTGCTCATCGACGTGCTGCCCATGGCCATTGGCGTGGGGCTGCCGGGTGGGCGCTTCAAGCCGGTGCTGGAGCGCAACGTGTCGCTGCCGGCCTCCAAGGTCTACACCCTCTCCACGCACCGGGACGACCAGACGGAGCTGGAGCTCTCCGTGTTCCAGGGCGACGCCGAACGGGCCCCGGACAACGAGTACCTGGGCACGCTCCGGCTCGCGGGGTTGCCCAAGCGGCCTCGCGGCGCGGTGCAGGTGACGGTCACCTTCGAGGTGAGCAACGAGTCGCTGCTGAAGGTGGTCGCGCGCGAGGCCACGACGGGGCGTGAGGTGGTCAGCACGTTCACCACCCGCGATACGCCGGAGGCCGTGAAGGCGCGGCTGGCGCAGTCGGAGGCCGAGTCTGGTCCTGCGGCTCCGACGCTTGCTCAGGGAGCAGGCAACAGTGCTGTGGGAGGGAGTGTCAGCGCGGGGAGGAACGTGGCCACGGCCGCGCCTGTCGCACCCGTGCTGACACCCGACGCGGTGGTGGTGTCGAAGCAGAAGGGTTTCATGGGCTGGCTGAAGGGACTCTTCGGCCGCGCCTGA